A genomic region of Dreissena polymorpha isolate Duluth1 chromosome 4, UMN_Dpol_1.0, whole genome shotgun sequence contains the following coding sequences:
- the LOC127877131 gene encoding outer dense fiber protein 3-like has product MAQEAQEAGPRIAAKERGPGPGRYFLPSTVGFSKHDATKKMEPAYSFGRRVPQKAMKDSPGPAYAVDPRMTRYGKDGTPRYSLFTRQQYQHSFQTPSPGTYNPQQVHPQGERTAPRYSMGFRTRFRKCDQNPSPSNYILPAVLGPSQPNKTSAASYSLIGRSSVGCYLEDLSKTPGPGHTQKVHPDVYMHKAPHYSLGSKSYMPEDNVQKPGPGAHHPENVRINRPAAPSYSLGIRHTEFTCPLILQD; this is encoded by the exons ATGGCACAAGAAGCGCAAGAGGCAGGCCCACGAATAGCTGCAAAAGAAAGag GCCCAGGACCCGGGAGGTACTTCCTGCCGTCCACGGTTGGTTTTAGCAAACATGACGCTACAAAGAAGATGGAACCGGCCTACTCGTTCGGCAGACGAGTCCCACAGAAGGCCATGA AGGACAGCCCCGGACCCGCCTACGCAGTCGACCCACGTATGACACGGTACGGCAAAGACGGCACACCGCGCTATTCGTTATTTACACGGCAACAATACCAAC ATAGTTTCCAGACGCCTTCGCCCGGCACCTATAACCCGCAGCAGGTCCACCCCCAGGGTGAGAGAACCGCCCCGAGGTATTCAATGGGGTTTCGAACCCGGTTCCGCAAGTGCGATCAGAATCCCTCGCCTTCCAACTACATCCTCCCGGCCGTGCTGGGACCATCCCAGCCTAACAAAACATCGGCCGCTTCCTACTCTCTGATAG GCCGGTCAAGCGTAGGATGTTACTTAGAGGACCTCTCCAAGACCCCTGGACCAGGCCACACACAAAAGGTCCACCCAGACGTGTACATGCATAAGGCGCCTCATTATTCTCTAGGCTCGAAGAGCTACATGCCCGAAGATAACGTGCAGAAGCCGGGACCGGGGGCGCATCACCCGGAAAACGTACGGATCAACCGCCCCGCCGCCCCCAGCTACTCGCTGGGTATCCGGCACACGGAGTTTACATGCCCGCTGATTCTTCAGGATTAG
- the LOC127877650 gene encoding ubiquitin-associated protein 1-like encodes MAFGSSIYAGGSFSSNCLDDVPFRLSPRFNPPNKVILPPDLNLYCSSKSKALNEEYSFEVEKAVLKWSADKQKQDEIKREKTIKRQTIRREAKKSCSEQEETSDNTDGPIYENQESVLSDSVYENAGAIYPKPVPKPRPPRPNSNYANVVVPNSLIANISNDILTPMPTSDTKKQTTVTKSKSSDFDLAWFEKEDDPFEQLERETINDLEELASVLSKSSKVQQSQPPFDSDKNESEYEICTVGGGESSDFNIHNGVAAEFPSDAPTELEHDDGSTDDTDSDDPIYENVELKQVGLKISQSEPSIKHAKETDKKEVLDIRKLPPVPPRPGLGSRGVLPPIGSRSSDSINSDSKATTSDKALSQSTVCNGIYGVVSDVILSSTNPFQMDNNLDSTTPKSVISKPQPNVTRSSQHMPEPASESNKNLEPSVSIRQQSNNPFSVQFTNPSSTAGLVTASISAHSSAGPSPEMTFVSSHFGGDTPPVVQSAGKERPTPAPKPVRSPPPVPSVKQAWNRYSPLPTPDGNAGRSGPQLRVALPGLAKPTSPDAYSKLTPEARASVDHLVNMGFSKDRILRAVQALGSDEKEVVEYLCLVDQLVEKGYNISLAETALLIFQNKLMEASTYLELFTQLRELGFNGEKIKEALVHTNNDREKTLDILTASS; translated from the exons ATGGCCTTTGGAAGCAGTATCTATG CGGGGGGTTCCTTCTCGTCCAACTGTCTAGATGATGTGCCTTTCAGACTTTCACCCAGATTTAATCCACCAAACAAG GTGATTCTGCCACCAGACTTAAACCTGTACTGTTCTTCAAAGTCAAAAGCTTTGAATGAGGAG TATTCATTTGAGGTGGAAAAAGCAGTACTGAAATGGTCCGCAGATAAACAAAAGCAAGACGAAATAAAGCGTGAAAAGACAATAAAAAGGCAAACCATCAGAAGGGAGGCGAAGAAGTCTTGCTCTGAACAGGAGGAGACAAGTGACAACACTGATGGGCCTATTTATGAAAATCAAGAAAGTGTATTGAGCGATTCTGTATATGAAAATGCTGGTGCGATATATCCTAAACCTGTTCCAAAGCCCAGGCCGCCGAGGCCAAATTCAAACTATGCCAATGTTGTTGTTCCAAATTCTTTGATTGCAAACATTTCAAATGACATTCTCACTCCAATGCCAACTAGTGATACAAAAAAACAGACTACGGTGACAAAGTCAAAATCAAGTGATTTTGATTTAGCATGGTTTGAGAAAGAAGATGATCCCTTTGAACAGTTAGAACGTGAGACAATTAATGATCTGGAAGAGTTGGCAAGTGTTTTAAGCAAATCCAGCAAAGTTCAACAAAGTCAGCCTCCTTTTGATTCTGATAAAAATGAATCTGAATATGAAATATGTACAGTGGGTGGGGGAGAAAGTTCTGATTTTAACATTCATAATGGAGTTGCAGCAGAGTTTCCTTCTGATGCTCCAACAGAACTAGAACACGATGATGGTTCAACAGATGACACTGACAGTGACGATCCAATTTATGAAAATGTTGAACTGAAACAAGTGGGACTTAAGATCAGCCAGAGTGAGCCATCTATTAAACATGCTAAAGAGACTGATAAGAAAGAAGTGTTGGACATTCGTAAACTGCCCCCTGTTCCACCCAGACCTGGCCTCGGTAGTCGAGGTGTGCTGCCACCTATTGGTAGCCGCAGCAGTGATTCTATTAACAGTGATTCGAAAGCGACAACAAGCGATAAGGCATTAAGTCAGAGCACAGTGTGTAATGGTATATATGGTGTTGTGTCTGATGTCATACTTTCAAGCACCAACCCTTTCCAAATGGACAATAATTTAGATTCTACTACACCAAAGAGTGTCATATCCAAGCCACAACCAAATGTAACTAGATCAAGCCAACACATGCCAGAACCTGCAAGTGAAAGTAATAAAAACCTTGAGCCATCTGTGTCCATCCGACAGCAATCAAATAATCCATTCAGTGTGCAGTTTACTAATCCAAGTTCTACTGCAGGTTTGGTTACTGCTAGCATTTCAGCTCACAGCAGTGCAGGCCCTAGTCCAGAGATGACCTTTGTTAGCAGCCATTTTGGAGGTGACACGCCACCAGTTGTTCAATCTGCAGGTAAAGAACGTCCTACACCTGCACCAAAACCAGTCCGGTCTCCACCTCCTGTACCATCGGTAAAGCAG GCTTGGAACCGTTACAGCCCTCTCCCTACCCCTGATGGTAATGCAGGTAGATCTGGGCCCCAATTGAGGGTGGCACTTCCTGGGCTTGCCAAGCCCACCAGTCCAGACGCATACAGCAAACTGACGCCAGAGGCCCGGGCATCTGTGGACCACCTGGTTAACATGGGCTTCTCCAAAGACAGGATACTACGGGCTGTGCAGGCTTTAGGCTCTGATGAGAAAGAG GTTGTGGAGTACCTGTGTCTGGTTGACCAGCTAGTGGAAAAGGGATACAACATTAGCCTGGCAGAGACCGCCCTCCTTATCTTCCAGAACAAACTAATGGAG GCATCAACATATCTTGAACTGTTCACCCAGCTACGTGAGCTGGGCTTCAATGGAGAAAAAATTAAAGAGGCTCTCGTCCACACTAACAACGACAGAGAAAAGACTCTCGACATTCTGACTGCATCTTCTTAA
- the LOC127877830 gene encoding protein C19orf12 homolog isoform X2 — translation MAANLVGMAFLPYYRHLMDLLETNQEIKKTSKGIFKQMAWAAGGTCAGGLVAGPPGALIGGIAGSLIGYMKSDEYSSMLKILQNLTDKEKAELVRKVQELVGSTALESLTSFIGTQVQRELLLNCVRQFLGNKGGG, via the exons ATGGCTGCAAATTTGGTAGGAATGGCTTTCCTGCCCTACTACAGACACTTGATGGATTTGCTGGAAACAAATCAAGAAATTAAGAAAACCAGCAAAG GGATATTCAAGCAGATGGCCTGGGCAGCTGGAGGCACATGTGCAGGTGGTCTGGTAGCTGGACCCCCAGGAGCACTGATTGGTGGAATTGCTG GTTCTCTGATTGGTTACATGAAATCGGATGAATACTCTTCAATGCTGAAAATTTTGCAAAATCTAACAGACAAAGAAAAGGCTGAATTAGTCCGTAAAGTTCAGGAATTGGTGGGCAGCACAGCCCTTGAGTCTCTGACCAGCTTCATAGGAACACAGGTGCAACGAGAGCTGCTGCTGAACTGTGTACGACAATTTCTTGGGAATAAAGGTGGAggatag
- the LOC127877830 gene encoding protein C19orf12 homolog isoform X1 produces MGCCPLLQFRQEIEYKTKAEEMAANLVGMAFLPYYRHLMDLLETNQEIKKTSKGIFKQMAWAAGGTCAGGLVAGPPGALIGGIAGSLIGYMKSDEYSSMLKILQNLTDKEKAELVRKVQELVGSTALESLTSFIGTQVQRELLLNCVRQFLGNKGGG; encoded by the exons acGAAAGCAGAAGAAATGGCTGCAAATTTGGTAGGAATGGCTTTCCTGCCCTACTACAGACACTTGATGGATTTGCTGGAAACAAATCAAGAAATTAAGAAAACCAGCAAAG GGATATTCAAGCAGATGGCCTGGGCAGCTGGAGGCACATGTGCAGGTGGTCTGGTAGCTGGACCCCCAGGAGCACTGATTGGTGGAATTGCTG GTTCTCTGATTGGTTACATGAAATCGGATGAATACTCTTCAATGCTGAAAATTTTGCAAAATCTAACAGACAAAGAAAAGGCTGAATTAGTCCGTAAAGTTCAGGAATTGGTGGGCAGCACAGCCCTTGAGTCTCTGACCAGCTTCATAGGAACACAGGTGCAACGAGAGCTGCTGCTGAACTGTGTACGACAATTTCTTGGGAATAAAGGTGGAggatag